The proteins below come from a single Clarias gariepinus isolate MV-2021 ecotype Netherlands chromosome 17, CGAR_prim_01v2, whole genome shotgun sequence genomic window:
- the si:ch211-244c8.4 gene encoding APC membrane recruitment protein 2 gives MDAQSDSCVPPPCDLQPPGESGLKSPPSRSKTLDGLTDTMGPEAGAESVDLDSHKEDAAFDQSTNMKNNMESISTRQSISSLTSAKSLSFLSMLRRNRKGGGGEREAQTESHRSGQQRKSIKNLFGSVRWHRKDKEEEDEVVPGPPLLASRSNSVEIMKENMTLTPRPARPFADDLEFEHPPSQEIHITPENTNKVSGAAKPLTNDRLSTLLGDISSILNLDSLAGDSDIVADVEAEWIKVSNRVEVEAGRGEAVNVEKALLAPKPTFSYAPTFSSTSSTIPSPTTKLTSSCIPPSITSPTKPIQSLTTEPVTSPVLCPDTFPILSPNIMSVPVTVCKSPPTTPNLIVLPKPTLTITSTPTPEPSPNSSITLFPPPSPAADKPVISITEKFLEPAAALAIINEPTHTPSSTTKPTPAAPTFITRPIQPIAQDTKHISAPVPKYPPFITSTKPLPTAPVIRPKIVTTFGLSTSRNTAPIIKAEPKQSAQQIKLGPFHIEKNGSGTVFLKASPSEPGPPHLAKPLFAANNKPTHLTTSTSTSENPPYWPEIVNAPLPSGSSLLPTLTRTAPNISPCCVPRVEEGQEDVAIPRVHQEGTQPPSSYKLEKNTLFMKTTTFSKIPVSGGGKLKHHQKDAQSNGEERQWNLPTPVHEEETLISPTQQSISKDALNELCIDSEGINPTNSNDNEDMPDSAAHPTIGSVNIPRESRIPIKPGSTPTYHSLHGKTELARSKIPVSKVPIRRTSNKTGSTSTAVAPRK, from the exons ATGGATGCCCAGTCGGACAGCTGCGTGCCCCCACCATGCGATCTTCAGCCTCCAG GTGAAAGCGGACTCAAATCACCCCCATCACGGAGCAAAACCCTAGATGGATTAACAGATACAATGGGTCCAGAAGCCGGAGCAGAATCAGTGGATTTAGACAGCCACAAAGAGGATGCTGCATTTGATCAATCAACAAACATGAAGAATAATATGGAGTCAATCTCAACTAGACAATCCATCTCTTCTCTTACTTCTGCCAAATCACTAAGCTTCCTTAGCATGCTTCGGCGGAATCGGAAAGgaggagggggagaaagagaagcccAAACTGAATCTCACAGATCTGGCCAGCAAaggaaaagcataaaaaatctGTTTGGAAGTGTACGTTGGCACAGGAAAGACAAGGAGGAGGAAGATGAAGTTGTACCTGGTCCTCCTCTCCTTGCTTCTCGTTCCAATAGTGTAGAAATTATGAAGGAAAACATGACCCTGACTCCAAGGCCTGCACGTCCCTTTGCAGATGACTTAGAGTTTGAACATCCTCCATCACAGGAAATTCATATTACCCCCGAGAACACTAATAAGGTGAGTGGAGCTGCTAAACCATTGACTAATGACAGACTCAGCACACTACTTGGAGATATCTCATCCATTTTGAACTTGGACTCATTAGCAGGTGATAGTGACATTGTTGCTGATGTAGAAGCAGAATGGATCAAAGTCAGCAACCGTGTAGAGGTAGAAGCTGGAAGAGGTGAAGCTGTAAATGTGGAGAAGGCTTTATTAGCTCCTAAACCTACATTTTCTTATGCACCTACATTTAGCTCTACTTCTTCCACTATACCCTCTCCTACAACAAAACTTACTTCTTCATGTATACCTCCATCTATTACAAGCCCTACTAAACCTATCCAATCTCTTACAACAGAACCTGTCACATCCCCTGTACTCTGCCCTGACactttccctatcctatccccgaACATCATGTCTGTGCCTGTTACAGTCTGTAAGTCTCCTCCAACAACACCAAACCTAATTGTTCTACCCAAACCTACTCTCACCATTACATCTACACCTACACCTGAACCATCACCTAATTCTTCCATTACTCTTTTTCCTCCACCTTCCCCTGCAGCTGATAAACCTGTTATCTCAATCACAGAAAAATTTCTAGAGCCTGCTGCTGCTTTAGCCATCATAAATGAGCCCACCCATACCCCGAGCTCAACAACCAAACCTACCCCtgctgctcccacattcataacAAGACCCATTCAACCCATAGCCCAAGATACTAAGCACATTAGTGCTCCAGTACCCAAATATCCCCCATTCATCACATCAACCAAGCCTCTCCCAACCGCTCCTGTGATTAGACCCAAAATTGTAACTACATTTGGATTATCAACCAGTCGCAACACTGCACCTATTATTAAAGCTGAGCCTAAGCAATCTGCTCAACAAATAAAATTGGGTCCTTTTCACATTGAAAAAAATGGGTCAGGGACAGTTTTCCTAAAGGCTTCACCTTCAGAACCTGGACCTCCTCATCTTGCTAAACCCTTGTTTGCAGCTAACAATAAGCCAACTCATTTGACTACATCAACTTCTACCTCTGAAAACCCACCATACTGGCCAGAAATTGTTAATGCACCCCTACCTTCTGGGTCCTCCTTGCTGCCAACCTTGACCAGGACTGCTCCAAACATATCACCCTGTTGTGTTCCAAGAGTTGAAGAAGGCCAAGAAGATGTGGCAATCCCAAGGGTCCACCAGGAGGGTACACAGCCGCCTTCTTCTTACAAACTGGAGAAAAATACACTATTTATGAAGACCACAACTTTCAGTAAGATCCCAGTAAGTGGTGGAGGCAAGTTGAAACATCACCAAAAAGATGCTCAATCCAATGGTGAAGAGAGACAGTGGAACCTCCCAACCCCAGTGCATGAAGAGGAGACATTGATTTCTCCCACTCAACAGAGTATCAGCAAGGATGCCCTGAATGAGCTCTGTATTGATTCTGAGGGCATTAATCCTACAAACAGCAATGATAATGAAGATATGCCAGACTCAGCAGCTCACCCTACAATAGGGTCAGTCAACATACCCCGGGAGTCCAGAATTCCTATCAAACCTGGTTCTACTCCAACCTACCACTCTTTACATGGGAAAACAGAGTTAGCACGTTCAAAGATCCCTGTCTCTAAAGTGCCCATTCGCCGAACCAGCAATAAGACTGGATCCACTTCCACAGCTGTGGCTCCTCGAAAATAA